Proteins from one Deinococcus radiopugnans ATCC 19172 genomic window:
- a CDS encoding low molecular weight protein tyrosine phosphatase family protein gives MVFVCAQNRLRSPTAEAIFCGTPGWEVTSAGTHRDAETPVSRDLLEWADVAVCMEKRHRDVLRQRFNGALPDDRLLTLGIPDDYEFMDPELIDMLRRLVPWRLERVTPREDSPGPRPSLPGGVSAALP, from the coding sequence GTGGTGTTCGTCTGCGCCCAGAACAGGCTGCGGAGCCCCACCGCCGAGGCGATCTTCTGCGGCACGCCCGGCTGGGAAGTGACCTCGGCCGGCACCCACCGCGACGCCGAAACGCCGGTCAGCCGCGACCTGCTGGAATGGGCCGACGTGGCCGTCTGCATGGAAAAGCGTCACCGGGACGTCCTGCGCCAGCGTTTCAATGGGGCGCTACCGGATGACCGTCTCCTCACGCTGGGCATCCCCGACGATTACGAATTCATGGACCCGGAACTGATCGACATGCTGCGAAGGCTGGTGCCGTGGCGACTGGAACGGGTGACGCCGCGCGAAGACAGCCCAGGTCCGCGCCCTTCCCTCCCAGGTGGTGTCTCCGCAGCCCTCCCCTGA
- a CDS encoding antibiotic biosynthesis monooxygenase family protein, which yields MIQEIALLHIRPGQTAAFEAAFAGAQRIIASMKGYVRHELQRCLEDDHKYALLVWWETLEDHTEGFRGSAEYEEWRAVLHHFYDPFPTVEHYVQVAL from the coding sequence ATGATCCAGGAAATTGCCCTCCTCCACATCCGCCCCGGCCAGACCGCCGCGTTCGAGGCCGCCTTCGCGGGGGCGCAGCGCATCATCGCCAGCATGAAGGGCTACGTGCGCCACGAGTTGCAACGCTGCCTGGAGGATGACCACAAATACGCCCTGCTGGTGTGGTGGGAGACCCTGGAAGACCACACCGAGGGCTTTCGCGGCAGCGCCGAATACGAGGAATGGCGGGCAGTGCTGCACCACTTCTACGATCCGTTCCCCACGGTGGAGCATTACGTGCAGGTGGCCCTGTAA